The Reichenbachiella carrageenanivorans region ATTTACATACCTCAAGTACGAGTTCTTTGTCAAACTGATCTACTGAGAGTACGCTCTGCCCAGTTAGCTTTTTAAGTACCTCTAGATTGATGGGATCTTTATCCAAAAGCCCTTGAGGATCAAGGTTTAGCCCTTCGGTTTCTAGCGGATCTTGATCCAGGATGCTTTGATCTGGATTGAATTTGTCGCTTACCATAGTTTTTTCGATTTGATATCCTTTACAAAAAGCCATACCAATGCGATAACCGTAGCGGCGATTCCTGCAAGGGCCAGCACGATCAGTACACTCAAAAAGGTTTGTGAGAAAAACATATCTATCAGTTTGGGTTTAGGGTTTAGTTTTTTCGTCGAGTAAATGCCATTCGAAATCTGACGGGTACAAATACGTCAGAGCCAAAACAGTAAGCATAGATACGGCTGCTCCGATTAAGGACGCCGTGTACCAGCCCAATTGGAAATAGGCAATCAGGCCAATACTACTACCGAGTAGCATGCCCCAGATGGCTCCTTTGGCATTGGCTTTTTTCCAGAATAGCCCTGTGACGATCGGCCAAATGGTACTGCCCACCATAGGTCCTGCAAAAAATAGAACGGTGGCCAGTGTGCCAATGCGTGGCATACAAAATGCCCAAGCCAGAAGCCCTAATCCGATTATGATACCCGCCGAGACTTTTCTTAATTGTTTTTGATCTGCCAAGGGGTTTATCATTTTACGATAAATATCCTCGGTAATCAGGTCGGATGTGGCTGCCAACAAACTATCGATACTAGAGGCCAGCGAACAAAAGAAAACAGCAAAGACGATGATGGCTCCTGTCTGTCCGAGTACACTGGCTGAGACCAGTGGACCTACCATGTCTGGACTGGTGATATTGATGCCCAACGAGCCGCTAGTAAGCGCAATAAATCCTGCTGCAATAGGAACTGGAAACCAGAACAAGCCCGATAGCAGATAGGCTTTTTTGCCAATATCTTTTCTCATGGCAAAGGCCCTACTCCACCATACATTGCTATGAAAAACTTCGCCTAGCCCAAAAAGCATATTGTTGAATATAGACATGATCGCTGCTGGCATGAGGGCGTTGAGTAGCATGGGTTTTTCCGTTGAAACATTAATATATAAGTCGCTAAAGTCGATCTGCGTCAGCACCCCTATACCCACGATCACAATGCCGATAAGAATGATCAATGATTGGATAAAGTCGGTGCCGATGACGGCATACATACCACCAAACAAGGTATATACCACGCAGACCAATAAGATAACGGTCATTCCCAATTCATACGGGATACCTGCAATAGCATTCATCAAGATACCTCCTGCCATTCCCATACTCACGAGCCATGTAAAGCCATAAAAAATACTGATAATCAGGAATAGCACCCAAGTAGGTTTGCCATATCGCAAGCGAATAAAATCACCGCTAGTATAGCCAGAGGGCATCAAAGCTCTAATTCGTTTAGCCAATGGTGCAAATAGAAATAATCCAAATGAAGCGGTAGAATAAGCAATCATCCCCCATATGCCGAGCTGCAAAGCAAATTGCGGAGCCAACATGGTGGTATTGGATGTGACCCAAGTGGCCATGGCTGTAGCTGCCCCAAAGGCCAAGCCTACATTTCGGCCTGCTACCATAAACCCATCCATGTTTTTGGCTTTTCTGCCCCAGTAGATACCTAAGACGATCCAGAGGACACCAAGCGTACCTAGCAGTATCCAACCAGTCTGTGGTGATATAATGAAAGATTGATGATTCATGACTGGGAGGTGGTGTATACACCTTTGATGACTACAAAAACGGTAAAGGCAAACACCACAAAGCCTAACCCAAATAAGGTCAGCGCCAAGGGCATGGATTGATGCTCTACTTTGAGCGTGAGTGTATCCGACCAATGGCCTTCATCATCTCCTACTCTATAATAATAGGTGCCATTGTCTAATCCAGACACAAAACTGGCGTGGTCGGGCCCTTGATATATCGTGTGGCTGTTTGTAAAATCAGGCTGCATGGATCTTTGCAGGATATATTGACTTCCTTCTACTGCGGTCCAGTCCAATTGGATATAGCCACTATTGGATTCCAATTGCAGGTCTTGATTCGTAAACTGTATGGCTGAAGGCTGAGCCAACTGTAAAAAGGAAAATAACAAGAATGTAGTCATGGAGGTGTACGTTACTTTTCTTCTTTGTCGCTTGGACTATTGGGTGTCAAGATTGCCTCTTGGTCTTCTGGAGGCTCTTCTAGGATGTTGCCAAATTCATCTACGTAGGCAATCATGTCTTGAAGATCCCCACTGGTCTCTTCATTTTTTTTGTCTTCTTTTCTGAGTTGCTTTTCTAGCTTTTTCTTTCTCTTGATCTCAGCTTTTTGTCTTTTGATAAATGCGTTGAAATTTTTTCTCCCCATATAAACAACTTCCTTTCTCTTTTAATGTGAATCGTAATAGTAAATATGTTCTATACGACATAAAATTGAATTCAAGACAAAGGTAACAAAAAGGTTCTATAGAACATATTAATATATAGCTCAATCCTAGAAACAGTGTTTATAGCAAATTAATCGATAGGATCTTCTGGCGTGAGTAATGGAGAAGCATCTAGTTGATGAATCTGCATCGCTGAAGTAATAATTTCTAGCGAATTTCTAACCATCCCTCGTTCGTCATTAGACAGCAGGTCTAGTTTTTTGGCTAATCGTTCATGTAGAACATTTGGGGTTTCTTCGAGTAGTTTGATACCTGAAGCAGTGAGTGTAATGTAGGTCATCCGCTTGTCTCCTTGCTTAGGCATGCGGATCACATAGCCTCTTTTCTCTAGTCTATTTATTATACCAGTAACTGTACTAGAGTTAAGGCTTAGAAGATTCATAAGCTCTCGATGGTTAGACTGGTAGTTAGGGCTTTTTTCTAAATGTCCCAAGCAGAGTAATTGCGTAATACTCAGTCCGAAATCCTTTTGAATACTTTTGGATTCTAAATTTAACGAACGAACAATTTTGCGTATGCTTACTAATATCTCTAAAGAGTCCATGTATTGATTTTTTCAAGCCAACAAACTTAATCAACACCTTCCATTTGAAGAAATTCCTTTATTAATCAATGAAATATGAGTTGTTTATCTATCCTATCATTGATATTAGTTATCTAATGGATTAGATATCCAACTTATCCATCCAGTCGTCATTCAGATTCTCCACATTTTCTCTCAATTTTTGCGCCCAAGTCACGGCTAGATCTTTGAGTTCTTCATGAGTAAACCGCTGTTCTACCATTTTGTAAGAGCCTTCTTTGTAGATCACCACATCAATCGGGTACTCTACGTCATTGGCACTGACGCGGGTAGAATCAAAAGATAGAAAACCCGTTTTAAGAGCAAATTTCAGATCAGATTGATAGGTAATTGCACGATTGAGAATGGGCTGCCCATACCCCGTATTACCAATGATAGTAAAGGGGGTGGCCTCACCTATCTCGATCCAATTGCCCTCTGGGTACAACAAGAATAATTTGTGTGTGCTATCCCCTTCGAGCTGTCCTCCCACTATGCTGTGTAAGTTGAAAAACAGTCCAGATTGTGCCAGTGCACTTTTGTCTTCGTCCGCTACACGACGGAGTTGCGCCCCAAATGCATTTACTGCTTTGTACATTTTATCATACTGAAAAGTCTCTTGGCTGATGGCTTCCTCAAAATATGTGACGGCCTTATCACGTACCGACCTAAGGCCTGAGGTCATGATAAATAGACTATTTTTGCCTATTTGGTGTGTGGTTATTTTTCTGGAGGTGGTCGTACGAGTACCAGACGTGATACAAGTATCGGCTAAGGCTACTAAGCCACTTTTAACCTTAATCCCTAAACAATATGTCATAAATTCAATTTTTCAAACGCAAGTTTATCGACTATGCTCGCGATTTTTACTTTTTGTAGTCAAAAAATTCTTTGTGAATGAGATCATTGAAAATGAAAACCTGAGACATAATGTACTCCAAATATTTCTCTACTCCATTTTCAATTTCACAATAGTCCGAATAACGCATTTGTGACGCTATTTTAGCACTCTTGAATTGCAAAGAGTCCTTAGCCAAATGGTTGAAATCCTGCGTATCATTAATTTTACATAGCAGCTCATTGATCTTGCTAAAGCCGTGGGCTATGGATCTAGGAAATTCCAGATTGAATATGAGAAACTGACAGCTGTTGCTTTGTTGCACACTAGTCTTGAATAATTTTCTGGTCATGTCTGTCGCTTCCATGGCATTGAGCATCATGAGCCATTGATGATTTTCGACAGTTAGATTTTCATGCTCTCCACGAAGTGCTCGTATGTCAATAAATGTATTCATCAAGCCTCTAGTAGTCTGATAAATGCGCTCTAAATAAATACCCATTTTAACAAAAGCCCAGACATTATCATGCAGTAAAGTGCTATCTAATTTGGCATGAAATGAGTCCGAATTTTCTTGAACCCCATGTGTGAATTCATACAGCCCTCTGGACTTGAGATAATCCGAATTGAAATTATTAGCAAAATGAAAATTTTTATTGACACTCTCCCAGAGTTCGTTAGAGATTAAATTGCGAACGCCTTTTGTATTTTCTCTTACTTCTTTTAGATAGTACAAAATAGAAGTGGTCGACTGCGGGTTGATCGCTACATTCCATATAATATCGGTTTCTTTTAACCCTTCTTCTTGGGGTGGTATTCCCGTTGCCATGTAGGATATAGATCGCATGGTGAGATCTCTATACTCTATCATATTCGAATCCATCGTGGAAAAATATTTGACCTGTAAATAACGGGCCAAAAATTCTGCTCTTTCCTGATACCTACCTAGCCAATAAAATGAACTAGCATGCCGTGCTAATATGGTTTTTATTCTATAACCCATGTGTCTTTCGATCCTCCTCCTTGTGATGAATTAACAATTAAACTTCCTTTTTTTAAAGCTACTCTAGATAGTCCTCCCTTCAATACATACTCATAGTCATCTCCTATCAGTGTGTAAGTTCTCAGGTCAATATGTCTGGGTCCAAATGCTTTATCGCTTTCTATGTAAGTGGCGTGCATCGATAGGTTCATGATCGGTTGGGCAATGAATTGTCTTGGTGCATTTTTTATTTTATTTGCCAAATCTGCTAGTTCGGCCTGGCTCATGGTATTGCCAACACAAATGCCGTACCCACCACTTTGATCGACTGGCTTTATCACCAGCTTGTCTAAATTTTCTAATACATATTTTAGATCTGTTGGATTTTCACAGATGTAAGTATGCACATTGTTCAATATGGGTGCTTCTCCCAAATAGTATTTGATAATATCAGGTACATAATGATAAATAGCTTTGTCATCTGCCACACCTGTTCCGGGAGCATTTACAATAGAAACATTGCCAGCGATATATGCACGCATAATGCCTTTTACTCCGAGTACACTTTCTTTGTTGAAGACTTCAGGATCCAAATATTCATCATCGATACGACGGTATACTACATCTACCTTCACTGGCCCTTTGGTGGTTTTCATAAAAACATAATTGTCTTCTACAAATAAGTCTCTACCCTCTACTAATTCTATTCCCATTTGCTGCGCCAAAAACATGTGTTCATAGAAAGCAGAATTATACATGCCAGGAGTCAAAACCACACAGATGGTATCTTCAAAATCCTGGGGGGCAACGGATTTTAGCATGTCCAGAAGAGCAATAGGATAATCCCAAACAGGTACAATAGGATATCGCTGAAAAATATCACTCATCGTTTTCTTCAACGCATCTCGATTGCCCAAAACATAACTCACACCAGAAGGAGAACGCAGATTGTCTTCAAGGACATAGTTGTTGCCATCGTTATGTTTGATTAGATCTGTGCCATTAATATGGCAATAAGCTCCCCCTTTTGGGACAAACCCAAGCATTTCTTTGCAATAATGCGGCGAGCTTAGAATCATTTCTTTCGGAATGATTTTATCCTTCAGAATCTTTTGCTCTGTATAAATATCCTTCAAGAATAAATTTAAAGCTTTTGAACGCTGAATAGCACCTTGCTCGATGGAAGACCATTCGCCTTTTTTAATAATCCTTGGAAAAGGATCGAATGGAAAGATATGTTCTTTCGTATTTTTTTCAGAATAAACTTGATAGGTAATCCCCTGATTGAAAAATGACAATTTGATCAATTCATTTAGATTTTCAAATTGGTCTATAGTTAAAGAATCAAAAACAGCCGTTATTTTTTCATACGGATCTTTTACGTTATTATCCTTATTCTCGAATACTTCATCCAGACAATTTTCTGGAACTTTATATAAATCAAAAATACCCATTCCCCTCTTTTAATAATTAAGTACGATTACCTTTTGCTAAAGCTAATAATAACATAAATTCACGCAAATATTACGTAGTAAAATACGTATTTATACTTAAATTATTAGCGTAAAGTACAATAGTATATCTATATAGTGCAAAATAAACAACCATATGGCCATACATGCAGCAATTAAACATAGTACAGGATATACTTATGATAGGTTGGTCACTATGTCACCGCAAGTGATTCGCCTTCGTCCGGCCCCTCATACTCGTACTCCAGTTGTAGGGTATTCGATAAAAATCTACCCTGAGAATCATTTTATCAATTGGCAACAAGATCCATTTGGCAACTATTTGGCTCGTATAGTTTTTCCAGATCAGATCAAAGAATTTCGAGTAGATGTAGAAGTAATTATTGAAATGAAAGTGATCAACCCATTTGATTTCTTCATGGAGGAAAGCGCAGATAAATTTCCGTTTTCATATCATACGGACCTTAAAAAGGAACTTGCGCCCTACCTAGAAGTATCAGAGACTGGACCACAATTAGAACAGTGGGTAGAAGAAATCAAGAGCTTTTATGGTTTGAATACAGTTGATTTCTTGGTATCTGTCAACCAAAAACTTTACCAACAGATTGCCTATACTATACGTTTGGAGACAGGGATTCAATCACCAGATGAAACTTTGACTAAGGCCTTAGGGTCATGCAGAGATTCTGCTTGGGTGCTGGTTCAGGCGTTGCGTCATCTAGGTTTGGCTACTCGCTTTGTTTCTGGCTATTTAGTCCAGCTCAAGCCAGACAAAAAGAGCGTAGATGGAGCATCAGGCCCAGAAGAAGACTTTACAGATTTGCATGCATGGTGTGAAGTGTATATTCCGGGTGCTGGGTGGATTGGATTGGATTCTACCTCAGGATTATTTGCTGGCGAAGGACATATTCCGCTGTGCTGTACGCCAGAGCCTGCGAGCGCCTCTCCCATTACTGGGTTTACCACTCCTGCAGAAGTTAAGTTTTCTTATGCTAATCAAGTTTTTCGTATTCATGAAGACCCAAGGATAACTAAGCCATACTCGGACGACGAATGGCAACGTATTCATGCACTTGGAGAGTTCGTCGAAGACAAGTTGCATCGCAACGATGTAAGATTGACCATGGGAGGCGAACCTACCGTCGTGTCTATCAAGGACATGGAGAGTGAGCAATGGAATACTAATGCAGATGGTGAAGACAAACGTAAAATGGCGTTTGAATTGGCTGACAAATTGAGTCAGGCGTTTGGGAAAGGAAATGCATTGATTCACATCGGTCAGGGCAAATGGTATCCAGGAGAACCTGTACCTAGGTGGCAATATGGTATCTATTGGAGAAAGGATGGTTTGCCTCTGGTAAACGATGCTAGAGTATATGGTGACCCTAACGAAGACTATGGGTATACATTTAAGCAGGCTGAGGGATTGATGAAAGAAATCACTTTACAGCTCAAACTGCCACTATTCAATGTGCAGCCTGCCTATGAAGATGTTTATTATTATCTATGGCAAGAGGACAAACTACCGATCAATATCAATCCCTTACGAGTCAATCTCTCCGATTCATTGGAAAGAAAAACCATGTCTGGAGTGATCAAAAATGGCTTAAACAACCCTGTAGGTTTTGTTTTGCCTTTGGAGTGGAATTTTGAGTTAAACTCATGGCTGAGTTGTGCTTGGGAGTTTAGGCAAAAACAATTATATCTAGTCCCTGGCAATTCACCTATGGGACTACGTCTGCCATTGGAATCATTGCCACATATGGTGCCAGCACAGCGAAAACAAGAGGTTGAGCGAAGTTTGTTTGAAGAACTGGGAAACCTTCCAGATTATCACAATCAGATCAAACAACAGCAACAAAGCGATACTAAAAGCTTTGAGAAAATACCCAAGGATTGGTTGTATCCTAAAGAAAAAAACGAAGCCAAAGAAGGTCAAAAAGATGAGGGTTTCTTTGTTGTAAAAAAGAAAAAAGAGGAGAAAGATACTTTCGAACCCGAGTTTAGAGCGCATACAATCAAGACAGCTTTGGGAGTAGAAGCACGAAATGGTGCATTATATGTGTTTTTTCCTCCATTCAAACATGTAGAGCAATACTTAGAGTTGCTAGCCATTGTAGAAGCAGCGGCAGCTAAATTGTCTCTAAAGGTATTGATCGAAGGCTATGAACCACCGCGTGACAATCGTATCGAAAAATTGGTAGTCACCCCAGACCCTGGAGTGATTGAGATCAATATACATCCAGCCAAAAGCTGGAAAGAAGTCACAAGAAATTATGATATCCTGTTCCGTTCTGCAGAACAAGTTGGGTTGGGTACAGAGAAGTTTATGCTGGATGGCAGGCACATTGGTTCTGGTGGTGGTCACCATATTACCCTTGGCGGTACCACTCCCGCAGATAGTCCATTATTAAGAAAGCCGGGTGTACTAAAAAGCTTTTTGATCTTCTGGCAAAATCACCCAGGTCTCTCCTATTTGTTTTCAGGAGCATTCATAGGCCCTACCTCTCAAGCGCCTAGAATAGACGAAGGGAAACCCGATCAGCTATATGAATTAGAAATTGCGCTCAACCAAATCGAAGAGGGTGAAGAAGTTCCGTTTTGGTTGGTCGATCGGCTATTAAGAAATATACTGGTAGATATCACGGGCAATACGCATCGAGCGGAGTTTTGTATCGACAAGTTGTATTCACCAGATAGCTCAACAGGTCGTTTAGGAATACTAGAACTGCGCGCCTTTGAGATGCCACCAGATGAGCGCATGTGCGTGGTGCAGCTGCTACTTGTGCGTACCTTGTTTGCTTGGTTTTGGGAAAAACCATACAAGCAAAAGCTAATTCGTTGGGGCACTGAGTTGCATGATAAGTTTATGCTACATCACTATGTAAAAGAAGATATGTTGGACATTTGCGAACAGCTCAATAGTGATGGATTCTCTTTCAATCCAGATTGGCTAGAGCCATTTTTCGAGTTTCGTTTTCCACTGGTAGGTAGAATTCAAAAAAAAGGCATTAACCTATCTCTAAGAACTGGCATAGAACCTTGGCAAGTATTGGGTGAAGAAATGTCTAGCACAGGTACCGCTCGTTTTGTTGACTCATCGGTAGAGCGAATTGAACTCAAGGTAAGTGGACTCAACGAAGAACGGTATGCTATACTTTGTAATGCGCAAAGAGTGCCAGTAAGAAGTACAGAGCGAAACGAAGAATTTGTGGCTGGTATCCGATACAAGGCTTGGGCGCCACCGTCAGCCCTGCATCCTACCATACCAGTCGACGTACCTTTGGTATTCGATATTTATGATTTGTGGAATAAGAAATCTATTGGAGGATGTACTTACTATGTATCTCACCCAGGTGGAAGAAACTACGATACTTATCCTGTCAATGCCTATGAGGCGGAGTCTAGGCGAGAAAGTCGCTTCTTCAATTTTGGGCATTCACAAGGTGATGCTAAAAATAAAATAGAGACCAAAACACAGTTGTCAAATGTAGGCTATAGATACGTTGATGAACAATATTCTACGAATATTGAAAATGTGCCTATGGTAAAGCCAGAAACAGATAAAGAGTTTCCATATACGTTCGATTTAAGAAGAAGTAGAAAATCATCATAAATAATGAAGTATGTGGTTAAGAACCAGTTGTGAATTGTCGTTTTATATTGCTGTACCTACGCCGTTCATTCTTATGCTACGCCCGCGTAGCAATGCACAACAATGGGTAGCCAAAGAAGAGTATAAAATCTCCCCTCATGTACTCGTATATGAGCACACAGATGGATATAGCAATCTATACCAACGACTGATCGCACCAGAAGGAGCGTTTTCAATACGAACTTCTGCTGATGTCAAAGTAGTCGATCAATTAGATCAAACTCCTGGTGCTCCATTCGTAGAGGTTCAAAACTTACCTGATCAGGTACTGAGTTATTTGCTCCCAAGCAGATATTGTGAATCAGACCGATTCAATGAGATGGCCATCGAAATTACGAATGGTAAAGCACCTGGCTATGATCAGGTAGCAAGCATTGAAAAATGGCTATGCAAGCGGATTTTATACACGCCAGGAGAAAGCAATTTTGCTATCTCTGCTGTAGAAGTAAACCAGAGACAATCGGGTGTCTGTCGGGATTTGGCACATTTGGGAATCGCCTTGTGTCGCAGTTTGAGTATCCCAGCTAGGTTGGTGGTTGGCTATTTGTATGATTTGAAACCCATGGATTTGCATGCTTGGTTTGAAGCTTATGTTGGGGATCGCTGGTACACATTTGATGCCGTACACCAAGGGGCACGTGCTGGATATGTGGCAGTTGGGTATGGACGTGATGCCGCAGATGTTGCAGTCTTCAATCAATTTGGTCCATCGGTATTTCCAACAGTGCAAACCGTACGAGTAGAGAAAATAGATGAGTTTATTTGACAAATAGGATGCTTTGCTATGCAAGCATAATATGTAATTAATACTAGCACTTTCATATTGAAGTCTGAATCATATACACAAAAAAACCGGATAACTAAGGTTAGCTATCCGGTTCGGCAGTTTCAAACTGCTAATATCTTATTCTTGACCAGCTGCTTCCAAGGCATCTACTCTATCTAGAATAGCTTCTGCTTTGTCCAACATCTTCAATTGCGTATACATTTGCTGCAAAGCTGACAATCCACCTATATCATTTGGTTCGACTTCAGTCGCTTTTTCCATGTATGGCAGACCTTCTTTTAGAATTTTGTCTGCTTTAGCCAATTTAGCCGGGCCGTATTTGTCGTAGTTTTTCAAACTCATATCACGTACTTCATCATAGTATTCTTTCGCCAAGTTGACGTAGATCACACCTGTGTTGAAATTTGCAATATAGTTGTCTGGATCTACCTCTAGGGCATTGAGGTAAGAGGCTTTTGCTTGGTTGTAAGCTTCTCTTGCGGCTTCTTTTTCGCCATCTTTCAACTTCGCACTACCTAAGTTGTCGTACAATACACCAAGGTTCAAGTGAAGATTGATGTTTGTAGGATCTTCTGCAATAGCAGATTCTAATTTGGCTTTAGCCTCGTCTACTTTGTCCATGGCCAATAGCAAGCTGATTTCTTCCTGTCCAAATTTGCTAACAGTAGGAAAAAGTTCTCTTGCTTTCATCACCAACTCCAAAGCCTTTTCGTCATTCTTCTTTTCAGATCTTTCTAAATAGATCAAAGTAGAATACACGTCTTCACTTGCAATGCCTGCATCTACCATTTGGTAATAGTAATCCAAAGTCTTGTCAGTGAATCCAGCTTGCTGAGCAGCTACACCAGAATACAAAAGTGTTACAGAATCTGTAGGCTTTACTTTGAGTGCTTGCTCAAAGCTTGTTAATGCTGATTCATAATTACCTTCTCCATAAGTCGTACCGCCTGCATTGATGTAGTTGCCCCACATCGCATCAAGGTTTGTACTAGAGAGTAAGTAGTTTGGATTGTTTTCACTTTCCATTTCCATTACTTTGCTATATGCAGCTACAGCTTTGTCTAGTGCCTCTGTATCTAAGCTAGAAACAGCTTCGTCTGTACTAGTAGAAATGGCTTGAAAAATTTTACCTCTTACAAACCAAGTCTTGGACTTGCTTGCATTTTTTTCGATTGTGATAGCTACATCTATTTCTGCTTTAGCGTTAGCATAATCACTTTTGGTCAGATACGCATCTGCTTTATTCACAGACCCTTTCTGCGCGAAAGATGCCACGCTCATAAGTAAAGCAAGCGTAAGCACAAACAATTTACTTGTATTCATAGTTCTAATGTTTAC contains the following coding sequences:
- a CDS encoding tetratricopeptide repeat protein, whose amino-acid sequence is MNTSKLFVLTLALLMSVASFAQKGSVNKADAYLTKSDYANAKAEIDVAITIEKNASKSKTWFVRGKIFQAISTSTDEAVSSLDTEALDKAVAAYSKVMEMESENNPNYLLSSTNLDAMWGNYINAGGTTYGEGNYESALTSFEQALKVKPTDSVTLLYSGVAAQQAGFTDKTLDYYYQMVDAGIASEDVYSTLIYLERSEKKNDEKALELVMKARELFPTVSKFGQEEISLLLAMDKVDEAKAKLESAIAEDPTNINLHLNLGVLYDNLGSAKLKDGEKEAAREAYNQAKASYLNALEVDPDNYIANFNTGVIYVNLAKEYYDEVRDMSLKNYDKYGPAKLAKADKILKEGLPYMEKATEVEPNDIGGLSALQQMYTQLKMLDKAEAILDRVDALEAAGQE